Proteins found in one Paenibacillus borealis genomic segment:
- a CDS encoding McrB family protein — MKELLIEAFKHSYSYIMQERTNQLADDAKRPQVVVPEDQAEYIDFFATGVPFEYRLEFITYQPKPNVWWVNQGTTIQAEKEAGILWAPLLNTQGRKLYHWETMKEVKEGDIILHYSNKAIRYVSQVTDAAVEAPKPGSMANTGWQEEGRLVRTNYVELIPSIVLQQFNQQIMQLNITQGPIHTGGGVNQGYLFRFSRQGLQVLQSLTTEVNWPDFTILEQDEVASSMESLREVIPILPPSDSSIPTFLHQIQSHIRRQGFFFPEHLIENFYLSLKAKPFVILAGISGTGKTRLVKLFAEALGATRDNGQYTLIPVRPDWSDPADLLGYKDLSGRFQAGPITQVFVEARQPENRHQPYFICLDEMNLARVEHYFSDLLSVLETQEWRESEIQTQELISRALLGTPKDRETYGGLGIPENVFLIGTVNMDETTHPFSKKVLDRASTLEFNYINLQQYPQGAEQDADDPADLNDLNHLFLRSDYLQLVDAYDTHQELVVRTTERLVQINTLLEDIHAHVGFRVRDAICFYMIYNERYGLMDEEEAFDWQLLQKILPRIQGSHSSVRRVLLGLMKVAIGSGAGIAVNVQELMDDDASPLYLRWAAGQNPPGVKHPQSARKLAYMLRRLEEDGFTSYWLS, encoded by the coding sequence CTCAGGTTGTTGTTCCTGAAGATCAAGCGGAATACATAGATTTCTTTGCGACAGGAGTTCCTTTTGAATACCGTTTAGAGTTCATAACGTATCAGCCGAAGCCAAATGTATGGTGGGTGAATCAGGGAACCACCATTCAAGCGGAGAAGGAAGCGGGGATTCTGTGGGCACCTCTACTGAATACTCAAGGCCGTAAGCTATATCACTGGGAGACAATGAAGGAGGTTAAAGAAGGAGATATCATCCTTCATTACTCCAATAAGGCTATTCGCTATGTTAGTCAGGTTACAGATGCGGCAGTCGAAGCACCGAAACCAGGCTCTATGGCTAATACGGGTTGGCAAGAGGAAGGAAGACTGGTTCGCACCAATTATGTAGAACTCATTCCGTCTATTGTGCTGCAACAGTTCAATCAGCAAATTATGCAACTGAATATAACTCAAGGACCGATCCATACTGGAGGGGGAGTGAATCAAGGGTATTTGTTCCGCTTTTCAAGACAGGGGCTTCAAGTGCTTCAGTCACTCACGACAGAAGTGAATTGGCCTGATTTTACTATTCTAGAGCAAGATGAGGTTGCCTCCAGTATGGAGAGCTTGCGTGAGGTGATTCCTATTCTACCACCATCCGATTCTAGCATTCCAACATTCCTCCACCAAATCCAATCCCACATCCGCCGCCAAGGCTTCTTTTTCCCTGAGCACCTAATTGAGAACTTCTACCTCTCGCTGAAGGCTAAGCCTTTTGTCATTCTGGCGGGTATATCAGGTACAGGGAAGACACGACTGGTGAAGCTGTTTGCGGAGGCGCTGGGGGCGACGCGGGATAATGGGCAGTATACCTTGATTCCGGTGCGGCCGGATTGGAGTGATCCTGCGGATCTGCTGGGGTATAAGGATCTGTCGGGCAGGTTCCAGGCGGGGCCGATCACGCAGGTGTTCGTGGAGGCGCGGCAGCCGGAGAATCGGCATCAGCCTTATTTTATCTGCCTGGATGAGATGAATCTGGCCCGGGTGGAGCATTATTTCAGTGATCTGTTAAGTGTGCTGGAGACGCAGGAGTGGCGGGAGAGTGAGATTCAGACGCAGGAGCTGATCTCGCGTGCCTTGCTGGGGACACCTAAGGATCGGGAGACCTATGGCGGCCTGGGCATCCCGGAGAATGTGTTCCTGATCGGGACGGTGAATATGGACGAGACCACGCATCCTTTTAGCAAAAAAGTTCTCGACCGTGCAAGCACCCTAGAGTTCAATTACATTAATCTGCAGCAATATCCGCAAGGGGCTGAGCAGGACGCGGATGATCCCGCTGATCTTAATGACCTGAATCATCTCTTCCTCCGTTCCGATTATCTGCAGCTGGTGGATGCCTATGATACTCATCAAGAGCTCGTTGTGCGGACAACAGAGAGACTGGTTCAGATTAATACGCTGCTGGAGGATATTCATGCTCATGTGGGCTTCCGGGTGCGGGATGCGATTTGCTTCTATATGATCTATAACGAACGTTATGGCCTGATGGATGAGGAAGAGGCGTTCGACTGGCAGCTGCTGCAAAAGATTCTGCCGCGTATCCAAGGAAGTCATTCCTCGGTGCGCCGGGTTCTGCTGGGCCTGATGAAGGTTGCGATAGGTAGCGGTGCCGGCATTGCGGTTAATGTTCAAGAACTCATGGACGATGATGCTTCGCCGCTCTATCTGAGATGGGCTGCCGGGCAGAATCCGCCTGGGGTCAAGCATCCGCAAAGTGCCCGTAAATTGGCTTATATGCTGAGGAGGCTGGAGGAAGATGGATTCACCTCATACTGGCTCTCTTAA